From a single Tetrapisispora phaffii CBS 4417 chromosome 15, complete genome genomic region:
- the RAD7 gene encoding UV-damaged DNA-binding protein RAD7 (similar to Saccharomyces cerevisiae RAD7 (YJR052W); ancestral locus Anc_1.492), with product MYRNRRRRGNNDQGITGPNSALTQFLREEGISAETIRQRWLETNGINTEEVVKEEVEEKVEEVVVVKRETKKNTIKSKRKTEFSDESSDELSSEDDGAQYRRRLNIISKDSDEEEYEDDDTSVASSLIQSPPRKSARLNPNDPNVLKRQQEVLKTRKRRRVRAVNILNKKTFSVPSLQYLCITNISKNILRIQMESEENETDNSPSVIYSRVRKTLGGISLDNLTNLSNALSKNRSLNDQTLQLFLRTDLQSLTFHDCSKISFDGYKSLAIFSPNISHLSLQMCGQLNNESLLYIAEKLPNLISLKLDGPFLINEDTWKEFFQAMKGRLQEFHISNTHRFNDSSLQSLLTNCASSLVSLGFSRLDTLSNYSLLPQYLNNKEFHTLSIQYPYNEQDVDDEVIINLLGQVGSTIKHINLNGCQNLTDSVLLNGFCALLNGNKGIESLSFSELDQITDDGLIYFFSQVSLPNLKDCNLQRCLKIGDMAIMELVLNEAKSSLLHLNLNSLKELSSAVFEAMSFPNLETLNIGFIPCIDDATIETIQKQNEKLKIIEVFGDNKISATAEVKKGVTLIGRQSDNI from the coding sequence ATGTACAGAAACAGAAGACGGAGAGGAAACAATGACCAAGGGATCACTGGTCCCAACTCTGCATTAACTCAGTTTTTAAGAGAAGAAGGTATTAGTGCAGAAACTATTAGACAGAGATGGCTTGAAACTAATGGTATAAATACTGAAGAAGTTGTTAAGGAGGAAGTCGAAGAGAAAGTCGAAGAGGTCGTTGTGGTAAAACgagaaacaaaaaagaatacCATTAAATCAAAAAGGAAAACTGAATTTTCTGACGAGTCTTCTGATGAATTATCTAGTGAAGATGACGGTGCTCAATATAGAAGGAGActgaatataatttcaaaagataGTGACGAAGAAGAGtatgaagatgatgacaCATCAGTTGCTTCCTCATTGATTCAATCACCACCCCGTAAGTCAGCAAGATTAAACCCAAATGATCCTAACGTTCTGAAAAGACAACAAGAAGTATTGAAAACACGTAAGAGAAGAAGAGTAAGAGCAGTAAATATACTAAACAAAAAGACGTTTTCCGTTCCTAGTTTACAATATTTATGTATCACCAATATTAGtaagaatattttgagAATACAAATGGAATCTGAGGAAAACGAAACGGACAATTCACCTTCTGTAATTTATTCTCGAGTAAGAAAAACGTTAGGTGGTATTTCGTTAGATAATTTGACAAATTTATCAAACGCACtatcaaaaaatagatCATTAAATGATCAAACACtacaattatttttgagaACAGATTTACAAAGTTTAACTTTCCATGATTGCTccaaaatttcatttgatGGCTATAAGTCACTGGCCATATTTTCTCCCAATATTAGTCATTTGTCATTACAAATGTGTGGACAGTTGAATAATGAATCTTTACTATATATAGCAGAAAAACTTCCCAATCTAATTTCCCTAAAATTAGATGGACCTTTTCTAATCAATGAAGATACATGGAAAGAATTTTTCCAAGCTATGAAAGGAAGATTACAAGAATTCCACATATCGAATACTCATAGGTTTAATGATTCATCGCTGCAAAGTTTACTGACCAACTGTGCTTCATCTTTAGTGTCTTTGGGATTTTCAAGGCTAGATACATTATCCAACTACTCACTTCTACCACAATATTTGAACAATAAAGAGTTTCATACTTTATCTATACAATATCCGTACAATGAACAAGATGTAGATGATGAAGTGATTATCAATTTACTGGGGCAGGTTGGCTCAACGATTAAACATATAAACTTGAATGGATGCCAGAATTTAACCGATTCAGTTTTACTTAATGGGTTTTGTGCATTATTGAATGGCAATAAAGGAATAGAAAGTTTATCTTTCTCTGAATTAGATCAGATTACTGATGATGGgctaatttattttttttctcaaGTTTCTTTACCTAATTTAAAAGACTGTAACCTTCAAAGATGTTTGAAAATTGGAGATATGGCTATAATGGAATTAGTTTTGAATGAAGCAAAATCATCCCTTTTACACCTGAActtaaattctttaaaggAACTCTCATCTGCTGTCTTTGAAGCCATGTCATTTCCAAATCTAGAAACTCTTAATATTGGGTTCATACCTTGTATCGATGATGCTACAATAGAAACtattcaaaaacaaaatgaaaagttaaaaatcATTGAAGTTTTTGGCGACAATAAGATCAGTGCCACTGCAGAAGTGAAAAAGGGTGTCACATTAATAGGTAGACAAAGTGataatatctaa